The DNA sequence AATCATTAAAGAAATTACAGGTCCGGATGCAGAAAATTTAACCATCGGTTTCAGATTGCCTGGAAATAAAGACAAAGACGTTTTGATTGCAGATCTGGTTGGTCAGGTTTTGACGAATGGAAAAGCGGGTTTAATGGATTTGAACTTGGTGAAAAAACAAAAATTATTACGTGCTTCGGCTTCTACATTCACGTTGATCGATTACGGAGTTTTATTTATTAGTGCAGCTCCCACTAACGGTCAAAGTTTAGAGGACGTAAAAACTTTGGTTCTCGGTGAAATTGATAATTTGAAAAAAGGAAACTTCGATCAAGATTTAATTACTTCAATCATCAATAATATCAAGAAAGATAAAATCTACGAATCTGAAACGTATGGTGATAGAGCAGCATCTTTGATGGATGCTTTCACTTCAGAATTGAACTGGAGAGATCAGGTTGCTTATGTAAATGATTTATCTAAAATTTCTAAAGCCGATATCGTAAACTTTGCCAACAAATATTTAGGTGAAAATTATGTCGCAATTTTAAAAAGAAAAGGAGAATCTCCAGCAACGGTTAAAATTGAAAAACCACAGATCACTCCAGTTGAAACAAACGCTGACAAACAATCTTCTTTTGTAAAAACAGTTGGAGAAATGCCAAATAATCCTTCAACTCCAGTGTTCTTGGATTACAAAAAAGATATTCAGAAATCAATGTTAGGAAAAGCGGAAGTGCTTTACGTTCCAAATACTGACAATCAGATTTTCCGTTTAAAATACCGTTACAAAATTGGTTCTTTAAATGATTTGAAACAGCCGCTTGCCGCTCAGTATCTACAGTTTTTAGGAACAGATAAAATGTCTGCAGAAGAAATTTCAAAAGCATTTTATAAAATCGCGTGTAACTTCACCGTTGCGACCGGCGAAGAATATACCACTGTTTCCATCGAAGGGTTGCAGGAGAATTTCGACAAAGCTGTTAAATTATACGAAGATTTAATCCAAAATGTAAAAGGAGATGACGCTGCTCTAAAAGGATTAAAAGAAAGAATGGCAAAAGGCAGAAAAGATGTGAAAGCTAATAAAGGCGCAATTCTTCAAGGCTTGACAAGTTATGCTTTGTACGGTGAGAAAAATAAATTCAACAATGTCATGAGCAATTCAGAGTTAGAAGCAACAACTTCTGCAGAATTGGTTGATCGAATTAAAAACCTCAATGATTATGAGCAAACGGTGATTTATTACGGTCCGGCTTCATTGAAAGATCTGGAAAGTAAGTTGAAAACGATGCGCCAAGTTCCGGCGATATTTGCAGTAGCAACTCCGGCAAAAATATTCAAGCAAACTGCACAAACTAAAAACAAAGTGTTGTTTACTGATTATGACATGGTTCAGGCAGAAACACGTTGGATAAGAAATACCGAAAATTACGATCCAAACAAAAACACAGTTGTAAAAGTTTTCAATAATTATTTCGGTGGCGGAATGGGTTCAATCGTGTTCCAGACCATCAGAGAAAGTAAAGCTTTGGCTTATTCAACTTACGGTGTTTATGTGCAGCCGCAAAAGAAAGATCAGGAATATTATATGATGAGTTATGTCGGCAGTCAGGCTGATAAGTTCAATGATGCAACTACCGCAATGACTGAACTTTTGACCAAAATGCCAGATTTATCTGAGAATTTAAACCTAGCAAAAACGCAGGTTAAAAAAGACATTCAAACGGAAAGAATTACGCAGGATAATATCATCTTCAACTATTTAGCTGCGAAAGATTTAGGTTTGACTGAAGATCCGCGAAAAACGATTTACAGTTCTGTAGACAATATCAAAATGCAGGATTTGAAAAATTTCCACGAAACCAATTTCTCTGGAAAACCTTACACTTACGCAATCGTAGCGTCAGAAAAAAGAGTTCCGATGAAAGATTTGGAGAAACTGGGAGAAGTGAAGAAAATTTCTTTAGAAGAACTTTTCGGTTACTAAAACTTTCAATTTCAATAGTATAATGAAGCTGCTCCAGATTTGGGGCAGTTTTTTTTATTTATTTGGGCGCACATTTCCGCCTGAATTTATCCTGAGCTTGTCGAAGGGTTCCCGCTCTTTTTCATCCTCGTTCCTCGTCAGAAAAAGAGCTCCGTTCAAGTCGGGGCGCAGTTCCGCTATTTTCCAAGAGCGCTGTTAGACATTCAAGCTTTAACATCGCTTAATCATCACATCATCATATCATCAAATTGTTTGCTTCTATCCTCAGCATAACTTTTCGTAACTTTCCTAAAGCTATTTCTCTTAAATTTACAAAAACAATACGATATGAATTTATATACGCAGCCAATGCTGAAAGAAGATGCATTGAAAGATAAAGTAGCCATTGTAACCGGTGGTGGAAGCGGACTTGGAAAAGCCATGACCAAATATTTTCTTCAATTAGGTGCAAAAGTTGTCATCACTTCCCGAAATTTAGAAAAACTTCAAGCCACTGCAAAAGAACTCGAAGAAGAAACAGGCGGAAAAGTTTTATGTGTTTCTTGCGATGTTAGAAATTGGGATGAGGTTGAAGCCATGAAAGAAGCAGCAATCAAAGAATTCGGACAAATTGATATTCTGTTAAATAACGCGGCTGGAAATTTTATTTCACCCACAGAAAGATTAACGCATTCTGCATTTGATTCTATTTTAGATATCGTTTTAAAAGGCACCAAAAACTGTACGCTTTCCATCGGGAAATATTGGATCGATAATAAAGTTCCCGGAACAGTTTTAAATATTGTCACCACTTATGCCTGGACAGGTTCTGCATACGTCGTTCCCTCGGCATGTGCGAAAGCTGGAGTTTTAGCCATGACCCGAAGTTTAGCTGTAGAATGGGCAAAATACGGAATTCGTTTCAACGCTATCGCACCAGGACCATTCCCAACAAAAGGAGCCTGGGAAAGATTATTGCCCGGAGATTTAGCCGAGAAATTCGACATGCGTAAGAAAGTTCCGTTGAGAAGAGTTGGAGAACATCAAGAATTAGCGAATCTTGCTGCTTATCTGGTTTCAGATTATTCTGCTTACATGAACGGTGAAGTGGTAACCATCGACGGTGGAGAATGGCTCCAGGGAGCTGGAGAATTTAACATGCTGGAAGAAATTCCACAAGAAATGTGGGATATGTTAGAACAGATGATTAAAGCTAAAAAGTCAAACTAATTTTAATTTTAAATATAAAACCTCAATATTTGTAACAATATTGAGGTTTTTTTATACTTATATATAAAATCCCTCATGAATTTTAAATTTTTAAAGCCAATGGTCGCATTGGCAATTGCAGTTTCTGTGAATTCATTTGCTCAGAATGATGCACCAAAGTATAGTTATACCGAAGCTTTCAAACCGTATTTCTATCTGAATAATGCGACTGAAACCCGCTCAGCAAGCGGACAACCTGGTCATCAATATTGGCAAAACAGTGCTGATTATGTTTTGAACGCCACTTTGAATGATGCTAAAAACGAGATTTCAGGTTCTGCAGAAATTGTTTACACGAATAACAGTTTTGATAATTTGAGTTTTCTGTGGTTGCAACTGGATCAGAATTTATTTAAAAAAGATTCGCGCGGAAATGCGGTAGTTCCGATGGCTGGAAGTCGAAATGGTGCGCACGGACAAGAATTCGATGGCGGTTATACGATTAAATCTATCGAGATCCTTTCCGCAAATGGGAAAAAAGTAAAAGTAAATCCGACGTATACAATTTCCGATACCCGAATTCAGATTGATCTTCCACAAGATTTAAAAGCAAAAGGTGGCGTTATAAAATTCGTTATTAATTATTCTTTTGTTTCGCCAAATTACGGTTCAGACAGAATGGGCGTTGAAGACACCAAGAATGGTAAGATCTTCACGATTGCTCAATGGTTCCCAAGAATGTGTGTTTATGATGACCAAATGGGATGGAATACTTTACCTTATCTCGGTGCCGGAGAATTCTATTTAGAGTACGGAAATATTACCGCAAATCTGACGGTTCCTGCAAATCAGTTTGTTGTTGCTTCCGGTGAATTATTGAATCCAAAAGAAGTTTACACTAACGACCAAAATAAGAAATGGGATCAGGCGAGAAATAGCGATAAGACGGTAATTATTCGTTCTGCTGAGGAAGTTAATGCAGCTGCAAAAACTTCAACTTCGACTAAAACCTGGAAGTTTAAAATTGAAAATACAAGAGATTTTGCCTGGGCTTCTTCGTCCGCATTTATTTTAGATGCAGCAAAAATTAATTTACCAAGTGGAAAGAAATCGTTGGCAATTTCTGCTTATCCGGTAGAAAGTGACGGTAATGAAGCTTGGGGAAGATCGACTGAATATACCAAATCATCGATCGAACATTACTCCAAAAGATGGTATGAATATACCTATCCAACTGCAGTAAATGTTGCAGGTAATGAAGGCGGAATGGAATATCCAGGCATCGTTTTCTGTCATATGAATTCAAAAGGAGCAGATCTTTGGGGTGTTACTGATCACGAGTTTGGTCATAACTGGTTTCCGATGATCGTAG is a window from the Kaistella flava (ex Peng et al. 2021) genome containing:
- a CDS encoding SDR family oxidoreductase, producing the protein MNLYTQPMLKEDALKDKVAIVTGGGSGLGKAMTKYFLQLGAKVVITSRNLEKLQATAKELEEETGGKVLCVSCDVRNWDEVEAMKEAAIKEFGQIDILLNNAAGNFISPTERLTHSAFDSILDIVLKGTKNCTLSIGKYWIDNKVPGTVLNIVTTYAWTGSAYVVPSACAKAGVLAMTRSLAVEWAKYGIRFNAIAPGPFPTKGAWERLLPGDLAEKFDMRKKVPLRRVGEHQELANLAAYLVSDYSAYMNGEVVTIDGGEWLQGAGEFNMLEEIPQEMWDMLEQMIKAKKSN
- a CDS encoding M1 family metallopeptidase, which produces MNFKFLKPMVALAIAVSVNSFAQNDAPKYSYTEAFKPYFYLNNATETRSASGQPGHQYWQNSADYVLNATLNDAKNEISGSAEIVYTNNSFDNLSFLWLQLDQNLFKKDSRGNAVVPMAGSRNGAHGQEFDGGYTIKSIEILSANGKKVKVNPTYTISDTRIQIDLPQDLKAKGGVIKFVINYSFVSPNYGSDRMGVEDTKNGKIFTIAQWFPRMCVYDDQMGWNTLPYLGAGEFYLEYGNITANLTVPANQFVVASGELLNPKEVYTNDQNKKWDQARNSDKTVIIRSAEEVNAAAKTSTSTKTWKFKIENTRDFAWASSSAFILDAAKINLPSGKKSLAISAYPVESDGNEAWGRSTEYTKSSIEHYSKRWYEYTYPTAVNVAGNEGGMEYPGIVFCHMNSKGADLWGVTDHEFGHNWFPMIVGSNERLYAWMDEGFNTFINSVSEKDFNNGEYYQAKPLQSMSRAFYGDSMEPVMTAPDNLKERNLGFLGYYKPSAGLQMLRENILGEARFDKAFREYINRWAFKHPTPDDFFRTMENVSGEELNWFWRGWFLNKWKIDQAVKSAKYVNGDFTKGVIIKIENIGQLPMPVNLDIKFKDGTIKNVKLPVEIWKRNSEWSFEVPTTKEIVSVQIDSSGSVPDANPADNIFKMETSSTEKIILSNYTGTYSSKQLPMKLVIKEENNRLMAQGEGQSAFPLEYEGADKFSFATAGLELEFAKDNKSFKLNQSGQSFSFTKE
- a CDS encoding M16 family metallopeptidase; translation: MFKKLSLTIVTLLISMHAFAQDQFQWKEATSNGYTYKYVTNDPMSARFYTLKNGLTVILSPTKKDPRIQAYVAVKAGSKTDPRTNTGLAHYLEHLLFKGTDKYGTLDWAKEKPELAKIDALYETYNKTKDEAKRKAIYKKIDSVSGVASKFAIANEYDKMMTSMGAQGTNAFTSFEQTVYTDDVPSSSLNKYLAVQGERFRNPTLRIFHTELEAVYEEKNRSLDSDGSKVFEELFSQLFKNHNYGQQTTIGTVEHLKNPSLVEIRKYFNNYYVPNNMGVILSGDFDPDVVIAQVDKAFSYMKNKPVAKYTFTPEVAISKPIIKEITGPDAENLTIGFRLPGNKDKDVLIADLVGQVLTNGKAGLMDLNLVKKQKLLRASASTFTLIDYGVLFISAAPTNGQSLEDVKTLVLGEIDNLKKGNFDQDLITSIINNIKKDKIYESETYGDRAASLMDAFTSELNWRDQVAYVNDLSKISKADIVNFANKYLGENYVAILKRKGESPATVKIEKPQITPVETNADKQSSFVKTVGEMPNNPSTPVFLDYKKDIQKSMLGKAEVLYVPNTDNQIFRLKYRYKIGSLNDLKQPLAAQYLQFLGTDKMSAEEISKAFYKIACNFTVATGEEYTTVSIEGLQENFDKAVKLYEDLIQNVKGDDAALKGLKERMAKGRKDVKANKGAILQGLTSYALYGEKNKFNNVMSNSELEATTSAELVDRIKNLNDYEQTVIYYGPASLKDLESKLKTMRQVPAIFAVATPAKIFKQTAQTKNKVLFTDYDMVQAETRWIRNTENYDPNKNTVVKVFNNYFGGGMGSIVFQTIRESKALAYSTYGVYVQPQKKDQEYYMMSYVGSQADKFNDATTAMTELLTKMPDLSENLNLAKTQVKKDIQTERITQDNIIFNYLAAKDLGLTEDPRKTIYSSVDNIKMQDLKNFHETNFSGKPYTYAIVASEKRVPMKDLEKLGEVKKISLEELFGY